From the Dethiosulfovibrio russensis genome, the window GATGGTAGAGGGGGGGGCACTGATATCCAAAGAATCCCTGCTCTCTCTTCCCGGGTTCGAGAAAGAGGACGATCAGGCTTTTCAGGCGAAGGTGGAAGCCCTGAAGGGACTGTGCGACGAGGCGGGGTTCCAACCGCCGGTTTTGACCGATTGTCCTAAAGCCCTCGGAATGGACGAAAATGAGTTCTCCCGTTTACTGACCGATGTCAGACGGATGGGGTTGTTCTCCGTGGTGGATGGGACCTTCCTGCTATCCTCCGATGTGGAGAGACGGTTAGTATCAGCTCTTAGGGAGGTAGACGGAGGTATAACCATAGCTTCCGTGAGGGATATAACCGGAAGCAGTAGAAAGTTTGTCCTGCCTCTCTTGGAGTATCTCGATGGCAAGGGGGTTACCAGAAGGGTGGGAGATAGAAGGATAATCTTAGGTGGTTAAAAAATTTGAATTTTTTGGATGGATATGTTAGAATGTCCTTATCCCTGTGAAAAGAGGAGGACTCTCATGGCCTGTTCCATTCAATCGATTCGTCAGAGGGTGGCTCGATACAAGGGAAACACGGTGCGGTATCGTGCCACCAAGGGACGTCGCAAGACGGAGGAAAGGCGAGGGGTGATTTTGGAGACATACCCGTGTCTTTTCACCCTTTACGTGGAATCTCAACACAGCAAGGTTTCCTTCAGTTACGCTGAGTTGTTGACAAAAGAGGTGGAACTGGAGCTTATCAAGGATAACGCCAGGACCTCCGAGTTTCTTTGATCAGCATTCTTTTTCAGGAGTGATTCTATCATGGAGATCCTTGTTCCCAGCGACGGTAAGATAAATCTATCGTTGAGAATCGTCGGCCGAAGGGAAAACGGCTATCACGATCTGGTATCGGTTTTCATGAGGATGCCGTCGTTGGAGTCCCTGAGCATCGTTCCGTTAAAAAAGCAAGATGTCGATGATGTCGTAGAGGTGAGAAATATACCGATAGACGGCGTCAATTTAGTCAAGAGGGTGATCGATCTTCTCCGTGGAGGAGGAGTTTCGGTCCCCTCTCTCTCGGTGTCCATAAATAAGGAAATTCCTCCCGGAACGGGTCTTGGATGCGGTTCCGGGAACGGCGTGGCCGTATATAAGTGGATCGAGTCGTGTCGCGAGAACGTACCTCATCCGGATGTCCTGGCTTCTGTAGGGGCGGATCTGCCTTTTTTCGCCCAAGACGTATCTCTGGCCCTGGTCGAGGGAGTTGGGGAGGACGTGAGCTTTCTCCCCCCTTTGGAGCTAGACTGCGCCCTCTTGATCCCAATTTGGCGTTCCGCTACGTTAGAGGCCTACGGGGCTCTCGACCGCTGCTTTTCAGGTGTTTGGCCCAAGGGGCCGGAAGAGGCCCGACAGGAGGCCCTATCCATAGTAGAGGGGCTCTCCAAAGGATCTAAAATCGGCCTTCTTCCCAACGATTTTATGAAACCTCTTATGGCCTCCTATCCCGAATACAGGTCGATTTTCGACAGTATAGAAATCTCCGGAGCCTTGGCCTGGGGTCTCAGCGGCAGCGGCAGTGCGGTTTTTGCCTTATATCGAAAAGGTAGTCTTGTAAAGGGTAGATTAGGTCACCTTTATGGGCTTGAATGTGTCGAAAAAATAATATTGGTGGAGTGATGGTGGATTATGAGAGGACAACGCACCGGGAGGCTTATAAGGATAGTATCTAAACTTCTGACCTGCCCTTCGCGCCAATTCTCGGTTACGTCGTTGGCAGACGATTTCGATGTGTCCAAGACTGTGGTAAGCGACGACGTTTCCATCATAGACGAGGCCCTTCAGGTTGAGGGGTTGGGTCGGGTTCGAGTCGATAGAGGCAGATCCGGAGGGGCTTTTTTCGTGCCTCAGGTGTCTAGAGCTAGGAGGGAGGCTTTTCTGGCTCGACTTGCCGAGGTCCTTTCCAAGGAGGACAGGATTCTTCCCAGCGGACTGATATACTATAGCGATATACTGTTCAACCCTAAATTTACCTGGGAGCTGGGGCTGATATTGGCCTCCGATTTTTACGATACCCGTCCGGATGTCGTGATGACGTCGGAAGTGAAGGGTATACCGCTTGGGATGTTCACCGCTCAGGCGCTAGGCGTTCCGTTGGCCGTGTGTAGATTTAGGAACAGGGCAAGCGATGGACCCGCCGTATGCGTCCATTTCGCCACACAGACCGGAGATGTCCGTGCTATGTACATGGGGACCAAGCAGATATGTCAGGGCAGCAGAGTTTTGGTCATAGACGATTTCATGCGAGGTGGAAGCACCGCTTCCGGAATGTGTCAGGTGGTCAGGGAGTTCAAAGCAGAGCTCGTCGGAATCGGGGTTTTTCTCGCCGCTCTGGAGCCTCGAAAAAAGGCCATAGAGAGTTATTCCGCCTTGCTTCGTCTGGATATGTCCGGTGAAGGGGCAAGGGTGTCCATCTCGGGCTGATCTTTTTGTATACATTCAGATTGACGTCGGCGAAGCTATGGTATAGAATGCCCCACTATGAGGGGGGTGCCCTTGTATGCGTGTCAGTATCGACAGCGATAAATGCATTGGCTGTGGAGTGTGTGTCCAAATTTGTCCAGATGCCTTCACCCTTGACGAGTCGAAAGGGATAGCGAGGGTCCTTCGCCCTGAAGGGGCGGACTGTGTGGAGGAGGCCAGGGATAGTTGTCCCGTATCGTGCATAACGGTGGAGGAATAAAATAAAACCTCAAATCGGCGATTTTGCCTCTTGAACAAGACGATAGTACCGGTTATAATAAGCGCCGTTCCGGGCCCATAGCTCAACTGGTCAGAGCCACCGGCTCATAACCGGAAGGTTCCAGGTTCGAGTCCTGGTGGGCCCACCAAGAGCTAAGCCGTTCCTTCG encodes:
- a CDS encoding ferredoxin, with amino-acid sequence MRVSIDSDKCIGCGVCVQICPDAFTLDESKGIARVLRPEGADCVEEARDSCPVSCITVEE
- a CDS encoding Veg family protein — translated: MACSIQSIRQRVARYKGNTVRYRATKGRRKTEERRGVILETYPCLFTLYVESQHSKVSFSYAELLTKEVELELIKDNARTSEFL
- a CDS encoding phosphoribosyltransferase family protein, coding for MRGQRTGRLIRIVSKLLTCPSRQFSVTSLADDFDVSKTVVSDDVSIIDEALQVEGLGRVRVDRGRSGGAFFVPQVSRARREAFLARLAEVLSKEDRILPSGLIYYSDILFNPKFTWELGLILASDFYDTRPDVVMTSEVKGIPLGMFTAQALGVPLAVCRFRNRASDGPAVCVHFATQTGDVRAMYMGTKQICQGSRVLVIDDFMRGGSTASGMCQVVREFKAELVGIGVFLAALEPRKKAIESYSALLRLDMSGEGARVSISG
- a CDS encoding 4-(cytidine 5'-diphospho)-2-C-methyl-D-erythritol kinase gives rise to the protein MEILVPSDGKINLSLRIVGRRENGYHDLVSVFMRMPSLESLSIVPLKKQDVDDVVEVRNIPIDGVNLVKRVIDLLRGGGVSVPSLSVSINKEIPPGTGLGCGSGNGVAVYKWIESCRENVPHPDVLASVGADLPFFAQDVSLALVEGVGEDVSFLPPLELDCALLIPIWRSATLEAYGALDRCFSGVWPKGPEEARQEALSIVEGLSKGSKIGLLPNDFMKPLMASYPEYRSIFDSIEISGALAWGLSGSGSAVFALYRKGSLVKGRLGHLYGLECVEKIILVE